A single window of Algiphilus sp. DNA harbors:
- a CDS encoding GspH/FimT family pseudopilin produces MRPTTGFTLIELLVTVAVAAILAVVAVPGFRSLMQGNRAATQTNTLVSALTFARSEAIRRGTTVSMCPSSNQTSCTGGTDWSVGWVVFRDADGDGEPGDATDLLRVWQSLSGPAALSGPQSQSFMGTGQAVTSASFSYTASGVPTRMACVNNVGRTELKKGVATC; encoded by the coding sequence ATGAGACCAACCACAGGCTTCACGCTCATCGAACTGCTGGTGACGGTCGCGGTCGCTGCGATCCTGGCCGTTGTCGCGGTTCCGGGGTTCAGAAGCCTGATGCAGGGCAACCGGGCCGCCACGCAGACGAACACGCTGGTGAGCGCGCTGACCTTCGCACGCTCAGAGGCCATTCGACGCGGGACGACGGTGTCCATGTGTCCGTCCAGCAATCAGACATCGTGCACCGGCGGCACCGACTGGTCGGTCGGATGGGTCGTTTTCCGTGATGCCGATGGCGATGGCGAGCCGGGCGATGCAACTGACCTGTTGCGGGTCTGGCAATCGCTTTCCGGGCCGGCCGCACTCAGTGGCCCGCAGAGCCAGTCATTCATGGGTACCGGTCAGGCCGTGACCTCGGCGAGCTTCAGCTACACCGCATCCGGCGTGCCGACTCGAATGGCGTGCGTCAACAACGTCGGGCGAACCGAGTTGAAGAAGGGCGTAGCGACGTGCTGA
- a CDS encoding GspH/FimT family pseudopilin has translation MSIGFTLVELMVTVAVATILVTVAVPAFTSLVRDMRVNTAVNSFLASVHFARSEAARRGVRVAVCATSDQQKCEAGADFDDGWLVVAGPDPYAATAPVLRSFAPDMGGIDIQFRFGATAEPYLSYIPTGQARTDSGALMMGSVRFCEEDSEHRIIINATGRPRVAEQACAP, from the coding sequence ATGAGCATCGGGTTCACGCTGGTGGAGCTCATGGTCACCGTTGCGGTCGCTACCATCCTCGTCACGGTGGCCGTTCCGGCCTTCACCAGCCTGGTTCGGGACATGCGGGTCAACACCGCAGTGAACAGCTTCCTTGCCAGTGTGCACTTCGCCCGCTCGGAAGCAGCGCGCCGCGGCGTGCGGGTGGCCGTGTGCGCTACCTCCGATCAACAGAAGTGCGAAGCCGGCGCCGACTTCGACGACGGATGGCTCGTGGTCGCCGGTCCGGATCCATACGCAGCCACCGCACCGGTGTTGCGCAGCTTCGCGCCCGACATGGGCGGAATCGACATCCAGTTCCGCTTCGGCGCTACGGCCGAGCCCTATCTCAGCTATATCCCGACGGGACAGGCGCGCACCGATAGCGGGGCCCTTATGATGGGAAGCGTACGCTTCTGCGAAGAAGACTCCGAGCACCGCATCATCATCAACGCCACTGGCCGTCCGCGGGTTGCCGAGCAGGCGTGTGCGCCGTGA